tgttatggtatatttgggggttttgaaggtcccgaattgtagttgggttgtttttgagttactgattgtattgtgtttgtatctctcctatagtaggcttgagggagcagtgaaatcagagaaaatgctgcccgttttattttagaatcgagttatcatttgagatacgtgatataccaccgccatctaagttgtacacgtatttctttgttatagggttggcgcgctaatTGTCATAAGCTTATTgatgagttgcattgacgacttgaggtatgttaagactatcccttctttacttttggcatgatccatatgatacaaactaAACGAGCAAGCacataactttcataaatgattctatttttagaagtactagggttgcctatattctggattccccatatgtcctgcTTTCATATTGTCTGTTCATGGGTattatgacattccaagagatattattgacttacttcattatgcattacatccatttatacatgtatactgacccatgatcagatggcgttatatacacgtatagtatatgtatatggggtatggggaaaggttatgacgttatatacgcaccaccactgatcagctggtatacgttgatgatttcgcacacggtggccaagatgatatgatgggatgccctcagaggcttgatgatgttatgtacgcatacacCTATGCAtgttatgacatttatacgcacatgcatgacattataaatttttcatgattcacagtgATATTCATaatttcaggttgagttctttactctatgtttctttaATGTCTGTTATATACtattttttatgccttacatacttggtacattattcgtactaacgcCCATATTGCccgggggcctgcgtttcatgtcgcaggtgcaggtagacaggttgACGGTCCCCATCTTAGTATCCTTGCTCAGCGATAGTTGATATGCttcatttgatccggagctgctattgagttttggtacgatacttttgtatgCGTATGGTTATGACGGGGCCTAGTCCAGTCCTCTATACAATTGTACACtctgttagaggtctgtagacagtcatgtatagttggatagtatgtggccttgtcggctcaccctactgtgtatatatatatatatatatatatatatatatatatatatatatatatatatatatatatatatatgtcttttgggcatattTTACCatgtatgttgttcatatgaatcagtAGTTTATTTTCAGACGTTAGGCATGActtacacttatttcatgtttatatcttagacatatgcttaggggtgttcgatcgatagaactcgggcactcatcACATCCCCTCGgtatgggtcgtgacaaaagtggtatcagagaagtTCCATCCTAGatttgtctacagaccgtgtctagtagagtcttatttatgaatGTGTTGTATACCACACTTATAAACatgaggctacaggacatataggatgttaccctcccttcttatcttagatcgtgcgatataagaattcattttcctaatgatatattatgttttcagcgatgcccaagaaggctacagccgccTAGAAGGGCAAGTTCGTGGATGCTGATTCTACAagtcgagcgccacgagttaccatgGCTCATAGAGAGACACATAGTGAGACtctatctcagacttcacataccctaccCTCTCCGAATGAGATCGAGGGGCACCAGCTCTAGCACCAGCCCCAGTACCCCCAGCTCCTCAGCCAAATACACCAGGTCAGGAGATCgatgctattcagctattgactcgattagtgacCGCACATGATCGGCGCCTggaggtaggtattggtcatgcagatagggccatcagtgagagggttcatgatttcattaatttggaccctctgatattcactggagcagatccaaatgaggacccttaggtatttatcgataggatgcagaggactttgagggtaatgaaggccactgcaacCGAGTCAGTTGAGCtggcttcctatagacttcgggatgttgcagttaattggtacgagtcttggaaGTTGTCTAGAGGTGAGGACGCCCTTCCAGTAGTATGGTAGAAGTTTACAtaggcttttcttcgtcattatttgcTACAAGAGCTTAGACGGTCCAGATtaataggttcttgacccttcgacagggtaatatgagtgttcgggagtacattatttagtttgattctttggctaggtatgctcccactattgtagctaagatggaggatctggttcaccggttcgtgatggggttggagccgcatCTGCTTAATGATTGTATGTTGATCTCACTTCATCCAGGcattgatatttctcgtattcggtcatacgctcagggtgtagaggagtgtAAGCAGATGTAGAGGGCTGATTGTGAGCATGATatgggccagagtaagagagcgagattttcaggtccttctggtgagtttcgaggtggtcagagacaacaGTACCCAAGGTATCCAGCCTAGCCATCGGCTAGTGCACCCCATCAGTTTGCCGGTAGGAGATTTGATTGTTCCATATATTCAAAGCCCAGTCAGAGTTCCGGGGCCTCTAGTTcacagtataggggtgagtcaagtcatatgaggccacccttgccacgatgtgctcagtgtggtaagcagcatgtcgggcagtgccttgtagggttgggtgtttgttatacttgtggttatccaggccacgttatgagagattgtccgatgAGAGATAGTACAGGTATAGTTCAGCCAGCGAGATCTGTAGccagttcgtcatcatcagtacgcctaCCTAGGCAAGGTTCACAGGCACCAGCTGGTTGTGGTAGAGGCAGAAGTAGAGCATCTAGCTAGAGCGGTCCTCAAAACCGTATCAATGCCTTAGCGGGTCTACAGGATCATGAGTCATCATCTGATGCTGTTaaaggtatattatcagtctcctcatatgatgtatatgcattgattgatccaggttcctaCTTATCGTACCTCACTACGCTaattgctagtaagtttgggataaAACCCGAGTTGATTGAActttttgaggtgtctacacctgttgggatCCAATAATAGTTAGACGGGTATATAAAgactgtatagtagtagttcatagtcattCTATAGCAGCAGacctgattgagttagatatTGTGGAATTTGatattataatgggtatggattggttggcttctggttatgctaacgttgattgtagatcaaagatggttcagttccagtttccaggggagccaaTTCTGGAGTGGAAAAGTAATATTGCATCGccaagaggtaggtttatttcctatctcaaggcaaggaagatgatcatgaagggctatatttatcacttagttcgggtactaaatgtgaaagtagagtcacatACCCTTCAATCCATCCCGGTGGTTAgtgagtttcccgatgtttttaCCGATGAGCTTCCATGCCTTCCACCAGAGatggagattgagtttgctattgacacattaccagatactcaatctatatctattcctccttagaGAATGGCACCTACAGAGCTAAGAGGGTTGAAAGAACAAttgagggatttgcttgaaaaggctttatcagacccagtatatcaccgtggggagcacctgtgttatttgtgagaaagaaaaatggttccttgcggatgtatATTGATTACAAACAGTTAAATAaggcgacgatcaagaataagtacccactcccgaggattgatgatatatttgatcagttgcaaggtgccaggtgtttctcgaagatagacttgaggtctagGTACCATCAAGTAAGGCttaaagagaaagatattccaaagacaacGTTCAGGActagatacgggcactttgagtttcgtgttatgtcgttcggtttgaccaatgccccagtagtatTCATGGACTttatgaaccgtgtgttcagaccctttctagatctattcgtgattgtatttatagatgatattttggtttattcttgttcagaggctgagcatgcaaatcatttgcgtactgtgctcacaattctacaagaaaggaagttgtatgcaaaattctccaaatgtgaattctggttgaattctatAACTTTCCTTGGACATAGTATTTCAGGTGAGGGTATCCATAAAAATACATAGAAGATTAAGgtagtgaagacttggcctagacccacgacaccgacggaggttcgtagcttcctgggtttagcaggttattataggagatttgtatagggtttttcttctctttcaacaccattgacaaagttgactcagaaggcagctaagtttcagtggactgatacttgtgagcggagtttctagGCATTCAACGAaagattgacttcagcaccagtttcGACACTTCCAGAAGGAaccgatggttatgttatctattgtgattcttcgggcgttggattgggttgtgtattgatgtagcatggtaaggttgtcgcttatgcttctagataactaagaaaccacgagaagaattacccgacccacgatttagagttagccgtggtgattcatgcactaaagatgtggaggcactatttgtatggcattcatattgatatctatacggaccataagagccttcagtaaaTATTCAAGCAAAAGGTAATTGAATTTACGTTAGAGGcaatggttggagctactgaaagactatggtgttgatattttataccatccagggaaggcgaatgtagtagtcgACGCCCTCagtcgtagatctatgggtagtctgtcatatttacagccagagaagaatGAGATAGATCGTGAGAtcatcagctagctaatcttggagttctattactagattcaggtggtaccagagttactattcaggacacgacaacatcctcctTAGTAACTAAAGTGAAGGAACATCAGTATGAAGATAatgtgctagctcattacagagatacatcctctcaaaaggagaatacaacgtttgagattacaggagatggagtcctcagatatcgaggtcgattatgtgttccaaatatggcAGGGTTGTACCAACAGGTTAtaggagaagctcactattctcattattcTATCCATCTAGGAgtgacaaagatgtatcatgatatcggaggaatatactggtgggacaaaatgaagaaagatatagtagagtttgttgctcagtgccctaattgttagcaagttaagattgagcatcagaaacctgaaAGATTATtgtaggctatagagattccaacttggaaatgggaagtgattaatatgtatttcatcataggcttaactcgtacccagcgtaagttcgattctatatgggttattgttgatagacttataaaatcagcccatttttttCATGTCAGGACTACATATTcaacagaggattatgcaaggctttacgtTAAAGAGATAATATGatttcatggtgtccctatatctattatctcagatagaggtgctcagtttaaagctaatttctggaggtccttccaaaaaggattggggactcaagtaagtcttagtacaatataTCATCCCCAGAAAGATGGTCAGGcggagcgtactattcagacactagaggatatgctacgggcttatgtgatggacttcaggggtagctgggatgatcatcttccacttattgagttcacatataataatagctatcattcaagcatccagatggctccatatgaagcactttatggacggaagtgtaggtcaactatcggatggttcgaggttggggaaactaagttagtaggaccagagttggtacaacaggcagttgagaagattaagcttatacggaaaggctattagcaactCAGAGTCGTCATAAATCCTATGCAGATAACCGGCggtgagacttggagtttcaggtagatgactgggtattcctaaaggtatcaccaatgaaaggcgttatgagattcggtaagaaaggaaagcttagccctcgatacattggaccttataagatcatacacagagtaggccaggtagcatatgagttagacttgcatTCCAACTTAGAGTCagtacatccagtttttcacgtgtttatgctccgcaagtgtattggtgatccttctagagtcgttccagttgacgatgtttaggtcacagagcagctatcatatgaggaagctcccattactatactagatagacaagttcagagattgagaactaaggacgTAGCTTTAGTTAAAGTACTTTAGAGGAACAAGAATGtagaggagatgacttgggaagctgaagaagacataagctctaggtatcctcacttgtttccacttccATAGGAGGATCGgtctgagacatcacagcctttaggtacGTATGTGGTACTTGATTCTTCTatttgttattgtcattggtcATATGAGGCCATTGGTATttttgatgattgtggccctgtgtgaATTTGTGTTGTTGGGTTTTCTGTATgacaggttggtagtagtaccattatggaggagactctgccaaaaaaaAATTCTATAGATCTCTGGGAGTTTAATAATCGGGGACGAATATTTCTaagggggaagattgttacaccctatgcGTCCCAAAGTGATGTATAATAATTATGAGActtattaatcatgatttaaatgattttaaagtcataatatgactatatatgatgttttgatagaaaatataagtttggaaaaaatcggatttaagttgcggaaaaaccgattaaggatttgccttgtaatagagttttttgagaaatatatttcgtgtgctatatggggtattttgggacatattatatacaaaattgaaggtcttggaatgtagtttcgaATGCTCTTAACCTTttgttcatacgacatccggacaaaaagatataagcgtcagaagatgggcgaatgagagggtgccaagctagcacctctttgacttttcaaaagttgatatatatgtcttaactcgtctctctaTTTATTTTTACATAGAATACCATAAAACCTGTCCTTGAGCTCTTTAATAGTGTTTCAAAGAATACTAACATaccgggtacgaaatcgagacGCAATAACATCAGAaagatccctacgacgtaagtatcactatatcgcctgtctttttctttgtagtttgagttttagaatgtatttaatatttaataaaatgcctaaattttttatttaagtgtttaaatatcaagtaaggttgataaattcatttcataatatttagaACTCACTGGACGGTGATCGAAAACCGTAAGTTCgctttatttcacttttagtggactgttttgtagtccactcgtgttggcctattgtgctactgatttatggagtttgaatgatgaagggcgtggagaaatgccacatgtggtagggtagtaggctggtcgctcgttgttgcaatttcaggctaattgataacttatcgattgggtatgttatggtatatttggggggttttgttgtattgaaggtcccggattgtagttgggttgtttttgagttgctgattgtattgtgtttgtatctcgcctatagtgtCTTGAGGGATCAgtgaaatcaggggaaatgctgcccattttattttagaatcgagttatcatttgagatacgtgatataccaccgccatctaagttgtacacgtatttctttattatagggttggcgcgctagttgtcataagcttgttgatGAGTTTCATttacgacttgaggtatgttaagtctataaATGTTTTCCTTTtgtcatgatccatatgatacaaacgaaatgagtaagcacacaactttcataaatgattctattcttagatgGCGTATGTCCTATGTTCTGGATTTCCCATATGTCCTACTTTCATATTGTCTGTTCATGGGTATGATGACATTCCAAGAgatattattgacttacttcattatgcattgcatccatttatacatgtatattgacccatgacgagatggcattatatacacgtatagtatatgtatatggggtatggggaaaggttatggcgttatatacgcaccaccacctgatcagctggtatacattaaTGATTTCGCCCttagtggctgagatgatatgatgggatacccttagaagcttgataatgttatgtacgcatacacATATGCAtgttatgacatttatacgcatatgcatgacattataaatttttcatgattcacagagctattcagaatttcaggttgaATTATTTACTCCATGCTTCTTTCATGTCTgttatatactaatttttataccttacatactcggtacattattcgtactgacgtccctatTGCCTGGGTGCATGCGTTTCATGCCGCatgtgcaggtagacaggctgatggtcccccatcttaggatccttgctcagcgagagttggtgtgctcgatttgatccggagttgctattgagttttggtacgataatTTTGTATACATATAGGTATGGCTGGGCCCAGTCCTATCCTCTATACAGtagtacactctattagaggtctgtagacaatcatgtatagttggatagtatgtggccttgtcagctctaccatatatatatgtatcagtagtttatttccagactTTAGGCacgacctacacttatttcatgtttatagcttagacatatgcttaggggtattcgataggtagaactcgggcactcgtcacagcCCCTCGGTATGGGTTGTGACAACAAAATTCATGTAAAGTGTAAAAATCAACTCTCTGAACTTCTCACAGGCTCACCGCGTGGGGCGGCGCGCCATGCACCGAGCATGTGTAATTTTTACAGAGTATTTCTCCTACTTCGGCTTGAAAATGATAGTTTCGTCTGAGCCCATTCCTACATGATATAAATACACAAAAAACACGATTTTTAGAGGTcttttgaccttggaagctttgggagagcattggaggctacaagacacaagacttcatcatctttccatcaattcaatatgGAATTTTGAATTATAACGTTATATTGATGTTTTGTTACTcgttaattatatttgtgatgacttctccatgattatggagtagtttatcTTAGAGTTTGATGGATATGGTGTTTTGATAAATAATTGTGGATTTTAACACTAGTTTAtgcttgaattcgtttatggagttttgaattgttgcaactttattcatcagtttatttaatcgaaagaggaatatcttGGTAATTATCTTTGCACTATTTTTGTTtgatttaattcattgattatcttaagtaatcaaaagagcttgttgaattgttgattgaatcaagttaggagaatattcgagagacgttttcctaagGACTAATCCATTAACGCACGCTTGCATACTTCAtagtgcttatattagttcatctcgtagaattaagatttaatcgagagaggagtatTGACTACAcatttgaactaatcatcgagtgaattcgtgagaatcattagaatattagagtgaattaaactagagttaaatcccaaatatctatcttgcacctatcctgtcaaaCCTTTATCCCTTACATTGATAAGAAACCACTATGCGAATCTCCAATTCCTTGTTGTCAATTGTCAGTTGCGTTATTTTAGTAGTTAAACTTAGATCATAATCATTTAACTCAAGTGTTGATCCTGTTGAATAGCAATTAAATTAGGAAATACTTGAGCATTATTTAAATCAAATCTCTGTGGagacgatattatactatactacctttgattagcgagcatcaatttcatGTTagattttgcgctcgtcaaattttggcgtcgttggcGGGTATTGGCAATAAATAGTGTTCAAAAtaatttttggtgctaattcGGGAATTagttttttattattaataatattttttttagttaaCTTCTCTTTAAGATCTTTTTTGTAGCATCTAACAAGTTCTTGGGGTGAAAACTTCAATAAACTATTATTGATATTGAACTCTAATTactgtgaagatggagtacaaccaacCTAAGAAAACGGTTGCAGAATTAACAGCTGAACATTATCACAAGTATGCTATTTATTTTAAACGTGGTGGAAATCATATATGGGTTGGCTGTCAAGCAGGTAAGTATCCTTCTTATGGTTCGTATTTTGAACAGTCTCACTCTATTTCTAGTCCGTACAGGTATGAGGTttcatatgggcacaatcttGACTCTAGTTGGGATAAATAtccttattatgactggaatgagagcgaagtgagacaaccacctcaagaggaaaatggtagtttagaagagctttTGTATAAGTTCATGAATAGTTTTGAAGAAAGATTTATACAAAATCAAGGACTTATACAAAATGTTGAAGCCATTAAGAACCTAACAACGCAAGTGAGTAAACTAGTAAATAtactttcagaaagctcatttcagaaagctcattgcaTTTTGATAGTAAATACATGGAGGAGATACCctgtgagaatgagcctacccaCAAGGATAAACATCTACAGAGAGAGGTTTTCACTATGCGAGAGGAATCTAATTCAATTGAGATGACAGTAGATGAGGGTTTGGTTGATTgtgaatcaataaaagaagagttcaaatcccatccacctttccacatttataacctttagtagaagagaaaaatggtcttggacataccacatgaatattcacatgacctttcttctttattttcttattctaaccttgatcatgtggattttatttttggggatttacaggaatatgcatGGATCGGTCCTGTAAAAGAATGAAGAAATAAGTTGAAGATAATCCTGCAAGAACAATCCACcgctcaaaatgaggccaagaaagaaataaaagagcGAGGCTTGCAGATATCCTTAGAGGACATTGTCttgatgagctccataaagaatcccaaAGAGTGAAAACGAagaatgaattcagaattaggggtgaagttcataagttctcggaaaCGGAAAAAATtcaggggagttttctttacctcttgctttttactTGTGTGTCATAGGGACACACCATAATTTAAAGTGTAGGGCggggatgtaaatatgtacatgtgtgtttgttgttattttttttaaatcactAAATTTTTTGACTGTTTACGATGATGGATTTCCTCGACTGTCTTCTTGAGGGATCAAAGTCGAAGAACATTTTTTGAgccatttatttttgttttgtttttgtagGTAGTGCAAcaatttccccttggtttttctttatgctttagttctttttcaaggattttgtttgaaccaggtgttgttagtttttcttttgttaggaaaTTTGAAGTCTTTGTGCTATGTATTAAATGGAGATGACTTTCCTTGACTTTGTTGTGCCTTGAGAGCAATGAGTACCTCATTTGTGACGCCTAGGCTTAGTTCTCGACTGGATAGGTACCTTAAATTGTTTAATTGTGATTCTGCTTatctgctttgactagagagtcggaaTAGATCCagtcctaagtgagttatgtgccgtGGTGTGAGTGAGGTTTTGTGATATTGTGTGCATGTtggttgatgtctagaacttgtcccgtgtatttgcaaagcgaaatagtagtcttgttcagtctaggaagtgatataggaatTTCTTTATCGAGCCacatatatgcttttacccatcTAATAAATGTGTATCTTAGTTAGCCCCGTttagcctgtaatcctatttctttggcaaccacactacaagcctgatccactttgtttgaattgaccatttgTTTGAACCTcttacctctcttgagcacttgaaattgttatgagcTTGTGAAAGCTAAAATTGAGGTATGGTCGGGTTATTGAGTGGAGCTATTgaaaaaggagaaaggtgcattgtgtGAAAAATTGTGAGAAACACTTgtaaagaattgaaaaaaatgagtttgattgaaaaaaaagaaagaatcagcacttagaaaagaaaaaatggaTTCCATGCTAGTGGTAGTTATCATCTTGTTTGTGCTTAAAGATATTGGGAGTTTGATGCTATTATGAATAAAGGTTGGGGTTTGATTCAACATAAGTGTGGAGTTTAAATTGTAAAATTGTAAGTATTAAAGTGCTCAGAAAAGTATAGCCACCATATCCATATacatcctacccgtcccgcaacctATATTACAACTAAAATAAAGCCATACTTGATCCTTAACTGAATGAGCTTAAATTAGTAGAGTACTACACgacgggaaagcctatggtacgtcttttatgGCATATGAATCTTAAttctaagagtgagtgaattctttctattttgagtcctaattgttcttgaattttatcgtgtgtggaactactctctattgtttatgtgagggcacatgatttgagAAGGTAAGGTGAATTCTTTGagctctgtgttagagtaagtgagtatgTTGTAAAAAAAATACGAGGTGCTCGTGAGTCGAGTCTTGAGACAAGGATTTTATGATATAGTGCTtagtctgttttaaatattcttggcatgatgtgtTAGGGAAGTTGTCTGATAAGAAGGCCGTCTCTTTGTGAAGTGCGGTTTGATTTCTCGAGGacaagcaatggtttaagtgtggggtgttgatgataGGTAGAGTCACGtgttttagtcatagtttgcactctGATTACTGTCTTGTGTTTGAGCTTGAATGTTAGTGTATTACACTTAttatatgttttatgccttgcaggaagtAATTCCGAGTTAAAAAGATATTCGGGAGCTAATTTGAACAAGTTGGAgcattgaagtctgagtaaaagcccatgaaattaagtcgggatcacatTCGGGGATCGAGGACCAAGTATGGATGTCAAAAAGTGAGAAAACAAAAATTACTCTGAGAAACTTACACTACCACGACGCGTCATGTGTAGCGGGGATCTAGTGCAAAATTCCTGCAAAGTGTAAAAATCAACTCTCTGAACTTCTCACAGGTGTATCGCGTGGGGCGGAGTGCCATTCACCACGCATGTGCAATTGTTACAGAGTATTTCTCCTACTTCGGCTTGGAGAGGATAGTTTCGTCCGGGCCTGTTCCTACAtgatataaatacaccaaaaatacgaTTTCTATAGGACTTTTGGCCTTGgaagctttgggagagcattggaggctacaagacacaagatttcatTATCTTTtcatcaattcaatacgggaaTTTGGATTGTAACGTTATGTTGATATTTTCTTATTcgttaattatatttgtgatgacttcct
The DNA window shown above is from Nicotiana tomentosiformis chromosome 8, ASM39032v3, whole genome shotgun sequence and carries:
- the LOC138897099 gene encoding uncharacterized protein is translated as MGMDWLASGYANVDCRSKMVQFQFPGEPILEWKSNIASPRGRFISYLKARKMIMKGYIYHLVRVLNVKVESHTLQSIPVVSEFPDVFTDELPCLPPEMEIEFAIDTLPDTQSISIPP